Below is a genomic region from Clostridia bacterium.
CAAGTCGCGAAAGGCTTCCCAGAGCGAGGCCCCGGTTTCTTCTTCGATCTTCTTGGCCAGACGCAGCAGTTCGGACCAGTCTTGGCTCATGTTGCTCCCTCCTGCCTTATGGGGTTCTGCAAACTCTTGCCTCCCGCTAGGAGGCTTGGGCCCACAGGCGGCTCCTGAGCCTCCGCACCAACGCCAGGGCGCTGGGGACCCCCGCCCCCTGCTGCTCCTGAGAAAGACCGGCCACCGGCCGGCAGTGGGAGCGGATAAGCTGGCGCAGGCTGGCAGGCGTGAGCCGCGGCTCTAGCTCCAGGGCCAGGGCGGCGATGCCGGCCACGTGCGGGGCGGCCATGGAGGTTCCGCTCAGGGTGCGGTAGCCGCCGGGATAGGTGGAGAGCACCTTGTCTCCGGGAGCGATGACCCCCACTTCCGGCCCGTAGCTGCTGAAATCGGCCAGGCTCCCCTCCTGGGTAAGGGCACTCACTGCCATTACTTGGGAGTAGCGGCCGGGCACGGTCACCGACTCCGGCAGGCCCAGGTTGCCCGCCGCCGCCACCAGGAATATGCCTGCTTTGTAGGCTTTTTCTACCGCCCGCCTGAGGGCCAGACTATCCTGGACCATGCCGAAGCTCAGGTTCACCACCCTCACTCCCTGGGAGGCGCACCAGTCCAGGCCTTCCAGGATAGAGGACAGCCGGCCGTTGCCGGAGTTGTCGAAGGCCTTAACCACGTAGAGCTGGGCATCCGGGGCCACGCCCACTACCCCCAGGCCGTTCTTGGCCGCGGCCAGGACGCCGGCCACGTGTGTGCCGTGGCCGTTGTCGTCCTGCGGAGGCCGCCCCGGGCGCAGGAGGTTGATGCCGTCGCGCACATTGGGCTTTAGGTCCGGGTGATGCAGGTCTACCCCGGTATCGATCACCCCTACCTTTACCCCGGCGCCGGTGGCCGTGGGCCAGACCGGCGGCGCCTCCACCCGCGCCACTCCCCAGGGGATTTCCTCCTTCGGCTCCCCCGCCTCGCACACCGCCGCCGGCAGGTCGTCCTCTACCGCCTCTACCTTGGGGTGCTCGGCCAAAAGCTTTAGAGCTTCTTTTCCGCGCGGAAACAGGCCTACCGCGGCGTCGGCCAGGGGCACGGTCTTGAGCAGCCGCCCGCCGAAAGCCTCCACCAGTTCGCGGTATTCTTCCGGCGCTACCCCCTGCCGGAACACTACTATCTTAAGGTCCGGC
It encodes:
- a CDS encoding S8 family peptidase, which encodes MLPFLIPSWYLLLAAAFLTRAAAKQPDLKIVVFRQGVAPEEYRELVEAFGGRLLKTVPLADAAVGLFPRGKEALKLLAEHPKVEAVEDDLPAAVCEAGEPKEEIPWGVARVEAPPVWPTATGAGVKVGVIDTGVDLHHPDLKPNVRDGINLLRPGRPPQDDNGHGTHVAGVLAAAKNGLGVVGVAPDAQLYVVKAFDNSGNGRLSSILEGLDWCASQGVRVVNLSFGMVQDSLALRRAVEKAYKAGIFLVAAAGNLGLPESVTVPGRYSQVMAVSALTQEGSLADFSSYGPEVGVIAPGDKVLSTYPGGYRTLSGTSMAAPHVAGIAALALELEPRLTPASLRQLIRSHCRPVAGLSQEQQGAGVPSALALVRRLRSRLWAQAS